A stretch of the Melanotaenia boesemani isolate fMelBoe1 chromosome 24, fMelBoe1.pri, whole genome shotgun sequence genome encodes the following:
- the LOC121635186 gene encoding zinc finger and SCAN domain-containing protein 21-like, producing MEAHESVRSAEIDQLNGGAMAAGSGEPELVVRPKAKAAGTVSQEFSGPDIYEEMRAFMSQSRRTEVLKKFNVTEETYRQRFRNTTVPAGESVRETYNRIKGLYRRWMRPENRSKEQIGETVVLEQYLRMLHPDVRTWVKEHDPQTGDEAADLAERYLAAHREPSRLKVTVGKPRFEESKPCGSNWSERVDMGAGKTPAASRKPFVCYYCQQPGHKASFCPLRKSKSVELCVVPRGDDVYDVNDNRTIMHTHVVDVKVNGHMV from the exons ATGGAGGCCCATGAATCTGTACGGTCAGCTGAGATTGATCAGTTAAATGGAGGAGCCATGGCCGCAGGAAGTGGTGAGCCTGAACTGGTGGTACGGCCGAAAGCAAAAGCAGCTGGAACTGTGAGTCAAGAATTCTCTGGTCCAGATATTTATGAGGAAATGAGAGCATTCATGTCTCAGTCTAGACGTACAGA AGTGCTGAAGAAGTTTAATGTGACAGAAGAGACTTACAGACAACGGTTTCGGAATACTACAGTGCCAGCAGGAGAATCTGTGCGGGAAACCTACAACCGGATTAAGGGGCTTTACAGGCGTTGGATGCGACCAGAGAATCGCAGTAAGGAACAAATCGGGGAAACTGTTGTTTTGGAGCAATACCTGCGTATGCTCCATCCCGACGTACGTACCTGGGTGAAAGAACATGATCCACAGACGGGAGATGAAGCGGCAGATCTGGCAGAGCGCTACTTGGCTGCACACCGGGAACCCTCCAGGTTAAAGGTGACTGTTGGAAAGCCTCGGTTTGAGGAGAGCAAACCATGTGGCTCAAATTGGAGTGAAAGGGTGGACATGGGGGCTGGTAAGACACCTGCAGCTTCCAGGAAACCTTTTGTGTGTTATTATTGTCAGCAGCCTGGTCATAAAGCTTCATTTTGTCCTTTAAGGAAATCTAAGTCTGTTGAATTGTGTGTGGTACCACGTGGAGATGATGTTTATGATGTGAATGACAACCGAACAATTATGCATACCCATGTTGTGGATGTTAAAGTTAATGGCCATATG GTGTGA